ctttattattattgtatatataacaaaatgcaaacgtgtagcttttttgtgtattttgtttgcagaaaataaagaaataacagtaataacgttcaATAAATTTTGCTTGGTGCAAGTtatggatggttcttttatgagTTTatttgctttcaggcttagcttgaggtattttcacacccgacatcacaaaatgcgtctgaataaacattgctggacagcaaagagactcggacattgcttagaaaatatttttcattttaaacctcGTTTATAGTATgctctagggattttgacctttaaattttgggaaaaatttatacatacatataaatacactcacacatatatatgagtgaaagtgcatggctcagtggttagagtgacaTGTTCACAATCACggagtagtgagttcgattcttggactgggctgtgttgtgtccttgagcaagacacttcatttcccattgctccagttcactcagctgtagaaatgaggtgCCAAGCTGTGCCTTTGCTTCTCCTTTGGAATAACATCTTTGGTGAGATGAGGggatgcatgggtgactgctggtctcccataaaacAACaatgcctggacttgtgcttcagagggggactttctaggtgcaaaccctgtggtcattcatgaccaaaggggtcttATATACCTAAGATGCACATGAAACCAGGGAGTACAATTATATTTCATCAAAGGCAGGTGTTTAACCATTGAGAGTACACAATGCTGGTGCTatcactatatctatctatacatgaatTAAGACAAATAGGAATTTGAACTTCAAataccctatatatgtgtgtgtgtgtccaacccatgccagcatggaaatggatgttgaatgatgatgatatagacagGCATAATTGACAATGGGAATggtatccagccacagaaacctctttaaccctttagcattgaaaccaGCCAAATCCAGGCCAAACATTCGTCCTATTTCACGTTCAAAGCAACCGGATTTGGCCTCTCACTGCTGCcccacaaaaataaacaatcccatcattgaaatctcagagctacgagataatgcatgattcacTGAAGCCAGTTGAATAAATGAACATTGGATTTAAAAGAGTAAAACTGAACACAAAAGGGTGAAAGCAGACCCTTATTTGCTAGATGCCACTGACCCATCCAACCCGTGTCAGCCTGTTTGGTTTATTGGGTCTCAATAGATCCAATGTTCCAGTTTACCTTACTAAAATTGTGAGGATAGagttaatatgatgatgatgtacactaTTGTACAGGAAGGGGTCAGTAGGAATAAttagaatatttctattttaaaaaaagGGACAAGGATGTGGGACTAAGAGGCTTGCTTTGGAACCAGATGGTCCGAGTATTTGAAACCAGGTTCGCATCCATTCATGTACTTCCACTCTTATGTCATACATCGTTAAGAAGGTTGTTTGCCAATCATGTGGTTTTATGGTAATTTCCAGCATTTAGAGCAAGTGCCTTAGCTttgggctgatcaaagtcttgtgagtgaatttggtagatggaaactgaaagaatcccattgtatacatgtacatgtgcagCCATGTCTTGATATCAGATGGTGGTTGTAAGTGAAGTGAGGTGTCCCCATCAGATAAGagatgttgtttgtttctagtcttcgGTAAAAACGTTTGGCTACAGGGAAATATTAATTTGTTTGGACAGGTTCCTTTTATCACCTGAAAATCTTTGCCGTTTCTCTTGTATCCTTTCAGTTGTGGCTGTTCTTTAGTGTTGCAGCTTTGAAGCAACCCTATGAATGCTGGGGGTgggtgaaaagcacccagtaactagattctataaagtggttggtgttaggaatgacatccagctgtacaaaccatgTCAAAAAGGGTCAGTGATGTAATCCACTGCATCAGATCCTGTCCAGTTTgtaccaacatggaaagtggacataaaatgatgatgatgatgatatagtctgTATCTCAGGGACTACAAAGTTCAACGTGTCCTTTTCAGTCTGACTTGAGAAATTTTGCTACCATTTCTAACAGGTCAGACAACCCCACACAGGGTTcaactttttgtttctttttcctgtttttcctttttctctaatTGTGTATTTTTCCCATCAAGAATCACTTGGTTGTATGGCAGGAATGGAACCAGTTTAGTCAGTCAGGTCactacaaaaacaataattaaggAAAAACCTATATTTACCTTACCCCAGGGACAAATAGGGGGGAGGTGTTGTGTTTTAAGCCAAAATTGTATAAACACAAAACGTCTCACCTTTCAGGTTGTGTCTTTCACACTCACAAACTTGTCTTAATTAAAGAAATTAGCTTAGACACATCATGCTAattatatacactgtaaatatatatatcgaagccttgtgattgaatttggttggcagaagTTGCTGTTTGTGTTACCTTTAATAGATTTAAACATTTCTTGGTGTGCAACGGATTGACTTGTCTACACCTACCACGTTCACTGGTCTctttcaattatcatcatcatcatcatcaatccctGGACTTTACTGTCTTATGTTCTGGGATGTATAGGGTCAGTTGTCTGGTTTCCATGGCTTGACCAAGCTCGTTCCCTTTCCCCCCTGAATGGGAGTCACAGGGTTGTCACTCGTTTACAggggagtggactggagcaacgtgaaataaagggttttgctcaaggacacatcacactgcccagtccaggaattgaaaccacaatcttgtgatcatgagtgcaacaccctaaccactagattACACACCTTCCTTTTCTTTGGATGGTGgagttatttttgttgctgtgtaAGGGGAGAAGTTGTCAGCCAGCCCCTAGCCCAACCATttcttgaaagagagagaattggcCCCACAAGGAACAAAGAGAAAGCTGATGTTGGtgagattcgaacccagaacAAGTAACATAAAACATTTGTCTGACTTTCCAATGTTTCTGTCAATCAACCAGCTCCCTCTTTAGATCCCCTCAACCATGTTATACACACCCTCCACTTCATATACACTCGGTCTGTCTGGTACCCCTGACATCTAAGTGTGCTGTACAAGTGCCACACTCCACCCCAAACCACGTCTGTCTCTGTTACAGTCTTGGCTAATGATGTTCTTGTCCGTTTCCTGATGTTGTCCACCTCCCTACTTCACTTCTCTGAATCGTCTTAGCAATGCCACTGAATCTTGCCCCATGGCTATAAATTGCCTACACAATTTATATACAGACagggggcaggtgtggctgtgtggttgactagtttgctttgtaaccacagGTCTTTGAGTTCGATCCCAAtgtatgacactttgggcaaatgtcttctatagccgtAGGCTCACCAGAGTATTGTAAGTGGAtgtagtaaacagaaactgaaagaagcccttcacatgtgtgtgtgactgttgtaTGTCACCTTGTCTTGATATCCTGTGAAGGTTGTAGACAAGCATCACTGTCTTATGAGATGGTGTTCACCTCTGctcctttgtaaaaaaaaaaaccatgtctggccatggggaaattctgttacttggaaacaggtgaagtttggtgacaggaagagcatccggccTTAGAAAAACTGGCTTAAGGAGTTTCATCTGACCCAAGCAAGTATGGTCAAGTGGATATCAagcatcaacatttaatgtttatttttcatgctggcatgggttggtaaggccaggggccgcACTAGGTTTcataatctgttttggcttggtttctacagctggatgcccttcctaaagccaaccactccagagTGTGTACTGGGTCcttttttatgtgggaccatcacaacatgatgatatatatttcaacatgtaTAACCGTTAATCCagatccttttttttctctttccatttgtttttactttctgttgaagagccaaGGTTCATTCATTTTCCCCaccgagtgtcaaactaacacaccttggtttttttgtatacacacacacattatatccaCATCAGCAAAGGTTCTCAACCGTCTTTTACTTGATTTCTGTTTTACTCTGGTGGACGCTCCCCCTCCAGCCCCTACCTAGCCATTTGCTATTAAAAAggtagttttatagaaactctttttaaaattcctatttttttggTTCCCCATTCCCTTGTCAAGGTTTGCAAATAGATTTTCTGAGAGAACAGTTTTCCTTTTCTGGCAACATGTCAGACTGGAAGAAAGCAAAACTTTGGTCCTTTTGCTTGTGTGGATCCCCCCAAATCTTGTATGGACCCTGGTCAAGAACCACAGCACAATGCTGCAagtcatcatcagttaacatccatTAGAGTGAATGggttgacaaaatgcttagcggaatttcttccggttctttatgttctgagttcaaattctgctgaggttgtctttgcctttcatcctttcagggttgataaaataaagagccAGCTGGTTGAGCCCCAGATGGGAAGCGAGAGGGAGGgttaatgtaactgacttacccaccttctctaaaattgtcaaaaatctgaaaccattattattattattattacctctttgATTAtctatggacaagatatctcaagaaccgctggatgaattcagatgaaaccttcagggatgtttggcctcatgactggcatgaactgattggattttgggatcaatccagtaccggacaaggattctggattatttttcctgtttttttcacttaaattttgagagcggtcaggttcatttttaacTTTCTCGTTTGTGAGACCAGtcaattttatttcagatattctcattttaaaaatcctccctggctaatcattgagaggatgttggtgttgccttggcagaggtttgtactctctgagtgctcttgttattattatcattattattaaggtagtgaggtggcagaattgtcagcacactggatgaaatgctttgtggcatttcgtccacctttatgttctgagttcaaattccactgaggttgactcaGCCTTTTGcaatcaataaaatgagtactaatTGAAAACCGGGGTGGAAGTAATCGATGAGCCCCCtggccccaaatttcaggccttgtgcctatagtagaaaggatcatcatcattattcaggaTGGGAAAGACTGAGTTGGTacagtgcttagcagcatttcttcaggctcttgacattctgagttcaaattccactaaggttcactttgcctctcattctttcagggttgataaaataagaacccgtAGAGCCCTGGGGCTCAATGTAACTGactcccccacccacccaaattTCCAATCTTATGCTTATGATAGAAGACTGTGATTAAGGTGGAATTGTCGACAtttcaggcaaaatgtttagtgacattccTTCCAGcctcacgttttgagttcaaatcctgctgaggtctaTAATATAAAGTACCAATTGGGCACCGGGGGCAATGTCATTCATTCGTCTCCTCCcctaaattccaggccttgtgcccttaAAGACTTATTTAGGACAGTGGACTGGTACAGTTCGAAcatcagattaaatattttgcagtatttaattataagtgtttgttctgagttcaaaccccactcaggtcaactttgcctgtctcatcctcttggggtcgatttataCCCCCTTCTCTCTAGTGTTGTGCCAATGTTGAAATAATTGAGTGAGATAtaattactatttctagcaggttgaataagCACATTAAGGCTCTCTGATTGGTTGCTaagctgttgtttaacccaaggtcagcaCTGATCCAGTAGAGAGATATTCAAAGACGTTTCAGCTCTAATCATCTCATCTTATCTGAGAAATAGGCAGTGTGATTCGAGGGAGACTTGGCTGTTATATCTAGAAGGTCAAACTATCATCACACAGCGGTTCATTCACGGGTTCAGCAGGCCGTTCTGCATTACGGGTCTTCATCACCAGCTGCAGTCAGCTCTCAAGATTTACTGAAGACACACACAGTACAAGGGAGATCACTCTTTACACGTTACTACACTCACTGCAATGAAATACAGGAATATTTcgtggagggagaaagaaaagcaaaaacaactgAATTTGACGATTCATCACATAAGAGGTGAGAGTAAGTGGTGGGAGCATGCACTGTTGCCACATTATTCACCATTTATCAGTTTCATCCTGGGTGAGCCCTTGAGCATATTCTCAAGTCTCCATCTCTGTGAGATACCTCCTCATCTGCCATGTGGTCAATCAACATGCCACATGTTCATAGAGATGGAGACTGACTGGGAGTATGCTCAGAACATGAGCTGTCAACCGAGTCAGATCCTCAATGAAGAGAACACAGCAAGTAGGGCTTTTGACATGGGGAAACCCAGCAACATGGCCAAACAGTCTGGGATCAGACAAGTAATGGGATGCAACCCAGTTTCTGAGGAACCCCTAATCCTGCAAAGTGTCCTGGTGCCAAAGCAGCTCAGGCAGCTTTTAAGGGCTCCAAACAGTGTCCAAATCTCCCAACCAGGGAGAACCAGAAACCTAATGAGTTTAAGGATCTGGGAGACCCAcaaagcaaatgaaaaataaagtgtgAGGGGAAAAATGCAGGGTTCTCTCTGTTCCTGGAAAGTAGAATGTTGTGAAAGCATTCTGGATTAATAAGGTCTGAAACTCTTTGTATCGAAAATCTGTAATGTTGACCAGTGAGTCTCAATATTCTCTTCTTTCTCATTGACTTTATTGCAGTTGTTTATGTTTTGGTCAACAGAATTGTCATTAAAAGATGTGAAGCTTGTATTCCTCACCATAATATAATCAGGATAACAGCAATCCTCCATGAAAATGGAGCAACCTCACAATGGTTTTGATGAGATGATGTCCTTTTCTACTGAGGTAGTGCAACCAATTGCTGGATTCTgcaatatttttgcttgttttctaattttattatcaGCAACAATTAGTCTCTCGTGGAATTGTGTTCATCTGGACCCCTGAACTGTGACACTTGATCTCCCTTCTGTTAAAGGACCACGAAACGGCAATATTTTGATACAGTCAGATTAAGACTAGGAAATTTGTTTTATCTGCAAGCAAATATGGTTCGTTTATAAACAGGTTACATAAAGAGAGCAAGaccaggtgtgggtgtgtgtgtatatatatatatatacatacacaatacatctGTATACAAAGAGGacaagactgtgtgtgtgtgtatagtgaattTATTTCCTGAAAATCAACAGGAAAAgctcacacagaaaaaaaaaaggtaatgatGTTTTAACGATATACAAATGATGGACGTATTAAAAGgctaaaaatttcaaaacaaaattgatggaaggagagggggaaaaaaaaaaaccttattaaGACATTGTTGTTAGTGTATGcaggctataataataataataatacaaataagtttagattatgttatatatacagctGCAACTCTATACATCTTTGTTGAATGTGGACTTTTTTCTTGTCACCAGTTTTTGTTGTTTCCTTCACAGGTCTCTGTAAAAGTTGAATCTCTCACGcagacaaagacaaaaaaacaacaacaagctcTCTGCCCCCCACCCCCCCACCATCTCCCTTCCTTGCACCACACTATTACATTATACTATGTCACCAACCAGAGTAGTAGCTTGTGGGGCAATGGTCAACAGGCTGAGCAgctcattcgcacacacacacacaattcaaatGAAACTGGAAAGCTTCACAAAGCATTCCTCCAACTTCCACACGACCagtctttcagcttccatcaagCTCAACTTTTGGTTAGCTGAGTCCTATCTTCTCCATCTTGCTTTTTCACTCACGTAcctacacagagatatatatattattaatgattGTTTTTCAGTCAACTTATAATGAAACCAATTTCAAATTACCAAAGAATTACTCGGTAGTTTTTGTGGAGTACAGATTTACTATCCTTTTACAAGAAGAGTGTTGACggtgacttcaaagttttcaCCTGCTTAGCCTTCATCAAAAAGTCCAATGAAAGCTCAGCATGCCCAAAACTTAACAGCCACCATTAACATTATTCTTGTAaaagaatatgatatatatataaacacacacacacatatttatatatatatttgaataaattactGGTGTGTTAAATGTGTTGTCTCAAACGCTATGCCAAACCATAGAACAAATCCGGAGTTCTTCAACCAACACCAATCTGAAGAGATCTTGGGTGCACACACAGCATCTTTACACACAGTTAGAAATGGTATTCAGCCAGTGATAGAAATCCCAGCATGGGATTGAAACCAATTTAGCTAATCCCATCTTTTGTGTCCAAGAAGACttgtgtaaaaagaaaatattttttatacatcagaCGTTTTCACAGTGTTGGCCAAaaacctatatgtatattttgtagtaCAGCATAGCAtctgtataaacatacaaacacacacaattgttAACATATACTGCACGAATTCACTGTAATGCGGACACAAGAAATGAAATGGCGCCCCAAGTGTCTGGAGATACCCTGACCCTACCTGGGAGGTACCCTGCATTGCAGAGTACCTCTATTCACAAGGCAGGTCTACACCATCTCTTACATCCACAGTTACACTTAAATAAATACAACACCCAACAGTGGTCGGCCACAGcttggtaatgtgtgtgtgtgtgtgtgtgtttgtatgcacacaaatatatattaatctcaataagtatgtgtgtgtgtaatgcaaacACTAATCTGATGATGTTTTTATGATGCTGTGAAGTGTTGCCCGTTGAAAATGTTCAacagttgtgtatgtgtatgtgtgtgtatatatatgcatgtatacacatcctTGACCAGTTCTCACTGggactcatttacagctgagtggactgcttCAAGATACAATACACCACCTCGCCTGAGAATTGAACCCAATGACCTGACCTAAAGATTGCAAACCTGACACCTGACACACACAACTGCACTTAACTGTCTCTTTTGCTACACACATAAGTAACCCTTTAAGGGAGAATTGGGTATTGATAGACATACgcttattcatgtgtgtgtgtgtgtctaatatttctgcatgttgtatgtatgtatatatacacatatataaatatagatataaagaatAACACAAATGGGgtttattctttttatatctaCGCCGCACGTAGAACCAACCCTGAGCTGATCTTTGGTTTATATCagatacataagtgtatatatatatatatatatatatacacacacatacatataacataaacaaTAACCTGTGGTTGTTTTTACCTCACTGAACTCAGTGTTAAGGTACCCAGCCAGTCCCAACATCCTACGTGTTGCTGATCCCAGATTCTAATGAATTCTGTAactaatcaacacacacacacataattacaaacaGAATCCCTTTTCCATCCACTCACTTTCACATGCTCTGTGACCCCTACTTGCCTATCAGGGCATCAAACATCTAAACAACCATAGACACACATATCATTACGCTTACCAACTGTGGCCCCTAGCAGGAGGGTCCCTAAAATAGGGACACTATTAACAGCTGGTGGGAATAGCAACCACACCACCACATAGAactacaaccatacacacacacataactcttatcatacacacatatacaagccaCACAGAAGACTACTGCTGTGTAGAAAATGAACAGCTACAAGCAAGGGGGTACATGCCCTTAACTAAGGCAGCGTTAATAGCCAATAAGGGAACATAGGTTATCAATCACACATCAGCAGGGACACACTCACCTCCAGCCCTTAACTGCAATAGACAGCATCGATATGAGGAACACAGAGGAACACGTCTACATggatacaaacacgcacacacacacacatgcagtgggCATTTCTTTTAACTGTGACAGCAATCTGCAGCCAGTAGGTGGAACATAGCTGGACAACTGACCCTCCACAGAACTAAACCCACCAGCAAGGACACCCCCCCGTCCTCACCCCCTCGCTCAGTCAAGCGTAATATTCACCGTTTTCTTTACTTTTGCTCTTagagtgtttctttttcttggcCTTTTTCTCTCGGCCCCTTTCAGATGACGAGTGTTCCTTTTTGTGGTGTGACCGACTCttgccatcatcgccatcaccagtgttgttgttgttgctgttgctatggtGACCATTGTCCTCCATAGTTGACCGAGATCGGGAATGAGACCGGGATTGCGTCGAGCGTTTGGCTCGCTTCTGTTCTTTGGTGTCACTCGGAGACTTGGAACGTTTCCTGTCTTTGCAGTGAGACTTTCTGGaatgtttcttcttcttgctgtGAGATCTAGCGGCAAGGGCAGGGGAGGGGCTGCGGGAAGAAGCTCGTCGCTCCTTCGGCACAGAAGGTACCATGCCAGCACCTTTCAAGGGGCTTGAATTGCTACTGACCTTCTGAGAGTCTTTAGATTTTGAActgtgatgacggtggtgatggtgatgatggcgatgatgatgatgatgagactgttgctgttgttgttgttgttgctgctgcggctgctgctgttggtggtggtcttTATGTCGACCATTGCGTTCCCTCTCCCTTTCGCGCCTCTGCCGCTCCCGCTCCCGGGCCAGCTCCACAGCAAAGTCGTCCATCGATGACAACTGTTGCTGTTGCGATGACGAGTATTTGTGGCTGGAACTGGAGGGTGACTTCCTGTGCGGGGACGACCGGCGGCTGTGCGGGGAACGGCTGCGTGGAGACTTGCCATGGGGTGAGTGCGACGTTCGATTCTTGTCACCGACTTTGCTCAAGGGACTCATCTggtgagaggaagaggaagaggagggcaGCTTATCGCGGGGTCGGTCGTAACGCCTTCTCTCTGGTGACCTTGCACTGTAAGAGAGCAAAAAAGAATCAGTGAGTACAAAGGGAAATAAAACAGGGGTTTAAACAAGGAAGGAATTGTGGGAGGTAAACCAAAGACAAACACGACAATGGCAGGAGGTAAACCAGAATGGTCAAGGGTCAAAAAAGGGGTTTCCATTCctgtaattattttcaattaacatatttaatgttatccacattaaatatgttaacaccaaCTGACCTATGAATCTATTTAATTAAATATGTCAACAGTAACTtaactatagttttttttttttatgtagatgTTAACTGTGAGTTCTAAATACAgaacagagatgatgatgatgatgatgatgtgagcagTTCTGCGAAAGGAGGCAGCAGAAACATTGGATTTCTGATTCTCCTTACATCAAACATTCCTTATTCTCCTTTGAACTCAAGTTGTCTCTGTCAACCCACAAAACCAGTTGTGTCACTATTCCTATCTCACACGACTCTGCAAGGAGCAGAGGGCTCGCTTCCCGTTTCTCCCTGGATGGTGCACCAGTCTGTCacaggcacaactcatttttgccagctgcaaCGTGAaatgcagcaatgtgaaatgaagaactttgctcaagaacacaattatTACCTGgttcaagaattgaaaccacaaccttacaatcgtgaattgaacaccctgaccactaagccaggtACCTCCACTGTATTTCAGCAAACTGATACACAACACCACTACTGCACCCTCCCCACCCAGTTTGTACTAAAGCGAAGTAAAGGGAATCAATCAGTCGGTGGGTTGAGGGCAATGACTATCAACTGAGAAGAACTGGCAATGTACACCTGAAAGAAAACCTCTTCTGACCCAGACCTGGACCTACAGACACAGAACATGGTCCCTGCATTTATGACTACAAAGAAGGGATACAATTACTAAAGAGCTGACCACAAGGTGGACACAATGGTCATAAACTTGATCCCAAGGTGGACATAATGGGAATAAATCTAACCCTGAAATGGACACAGGAGTGACAGATTGACCACAAAGTGAGCagcgttctttgtgcaacatgtggtcaagcattgtcttgcaagagaactgacctgtctctattgaccaatctcgaTTGTTTAATTGCAGGTtcgctcatcatttcatccaatcgGTTGATGTATAACATCCGCTGGAATTGACTtcccaggtctcatgaagctgtaatGGATGACACCAGTGCTGGACCCCCAAACAGACCCCATTTGCTCtgtttggtgaatattctttttttggattgtgtttcgGCACTTCGTCTCTATCCAACCTCCGTGCAGAATACTTGCTGTTGTtgaaaaagaatccatttttcatctcacgtaacaatacaatgcaaaaatggttcgcttttaAGCCACGACCTCAAAGAACAGCAGGTTTCAAGACGATGTGTCATTTGACGCTCGTTCAGttcatgtggtacccacttgtccagcttctttaccatgACAATTTGTTTCAGTTGGTCCAGTACAGTTGGAATCAAAACATGAAACCTTGTTGCTAACGTAGTTCGAGATGTCTCTGcatccactacagtttccacCTCATCATTATCCACTTTGGTCTCGGGTCTACCATGGGGTTGATTTT
The Octopus sinensis linkage group LG21, ASM634580v1, whole genome shotgun sequence DNA segment above includes these coding regions:
- the LOC115222859 gene encoding pre-mRNA-splicing factor 38B isoform X1 — translated: MAPNNPLSIWGNEKTMNLNTLILTNIQSSPYFKVNLYELKTYHEVIDEIYYKVSHLEPWEKGSRKTAGQTGMCGGVRGVGAGGIVSSAFCLLYKLFTLRLTKKQVNGLISHQDSPYIRALGFMYIRFTQPPQELWDWFEPYLDDEEEIDVKAGGGHSMTIGEMLRHWLTKLEWYSTLFPRIPVPTQKDLDEKMKARAFSMNQMNDTTSKAPGLSTAEEVVAEVDEDWHNVEQPVESNSKSARSPERRRYDRPRDKLPSSSSSSHQMSPLSKVGDKNRTSHSPHGKSPRSRSPHSRRSSPHRKSPSSSSHKYSSSQQQQLSSMDDFAVELARERERQRRERERERNGRHKDHHQQQQPQQQQQQQQQQSHHHHHRHHHHHHRHHSSKSKDSQKVSSNSSPLKGAGMVPSVPKERRASSRSPSPALAARSHSKKKKHSRKSHCKDRKRSKSPSDTKEQKRAKRSTQSRSHSRSRSTMEDNGHHSNSNNNNTGDGDDGKSRSHHKKEHSSSERGREKKAKKKKHSKSKSKENGEYYA
- the LOC115222859 gene encoding pre-mRNA-splicing factor 38B isoform X2, translated to MCGGVRGVGAGGIVSSAFCLLYKLFTLRLTKKQVNGLISHQDSPYIRALGFMYIRFTQPPQELWDWFEPYLDDEEEIDVKAGGGHSMTIGEMLRHWLTKLEWYSTLFPRIPVPTQKDLDEKMKARAFSMNQMNDTTSKAPGLSTAEEVVAEVDEDWHNVEQPVESNSKSARSPERRRYDRPRDKLPSSSSSSHQMSPLSKVGDKNRTSHSPHGKSPRSRSPHSRRSSPHRKSPSSSSHKYSSSQQQQLSSMDDFAVELARERERQRRERERERNGRHKDHHQQQQPQQQQQQQQQQSHHHHHRHHHHHHRHHSSKSKDSQKVSSNSSPLKGAGMVPSVPKERRASSRSPSPALAARSHSKKKKHSRKSHCKDRKRSKSPSDTKEQKRAKRSTQSRSHSRSRSTMEDNGHHSNSNNNNTGDGDDGKSRSHHKKEHSSSERGREKKAKKKKHSKSKSKENGEYYA